Proteins from one Chaetodon auriga isolate fChaAug3 chromosome 19, fChaAug3.hap1, whole genome shotgun sequence genomic window:
- the LOC143338152 gene encoding heat shock protein 30-like, with translation MLCSYGFQSALSPFMDVHWPVRTLWPEVKPLLYQQQRNLQELCSSLELMDKLQHRILEETEPFQTSEAGRPLSYQLEKQGEPFVLTLNAQGFSPEELSVRQVGRRLRVSGKTEKKQEDEKGLYSYRRQEFRQEFDLPEGLNPEDVACYLAPDGKLHIQEAKAPRVEEAERELTVERSSEEKTQQQSVCSQTEDSSTEADSSTQDTPENMDSASDNVF, from the coding sequence ATGCTGTGCTCTTATGGATTCCAGTCTGCCCTCAGTCCATTCATGGACGTCCACTGGCCTGTACGCACACTGTGGCCAGAGGTCAAACCTCTGCTctaccagcagcagagaaacctgcaggagctgtgcagcagtctggagctgatggaCAAACTTCAGCACAGGATCCTGGAGGAGACGGAGCCTTTCCAAACCAGTGAGGCCGGACGGCCGCTCTCCTACCAGCTGGAGAAACAGGGAGAGCCCTTTGTCCTGACCCTGAACGCCCAAGGCTTTTCCCCAGAGGAGCTGTCTGTCAGGCAGGTGGGCAGGAGGCTGAGAGTCAGCgggaagacagagaagaagcaggaggacgAGAAAGGCCTCTACTCATACAGACGGCAGGAGTTCAGACAGGAGTTCGATCTGCCTGAAGGACTGAACCCTGAAGACGTCGCCTGCTACCTGGCTCCAGACGGGAAGCTCCACATCCAGGAGGCCAAAGCTCCACgtgtggaggaggctgagagagagcTGACTGTCGAGAGGAGCTcggaggagaaaacacagcagcagagtgtgtgttcacagacagaggacagcagcacagaggcagacagcagcacacaggacacacctgaaaacatggACTCTGCTTCtgataatgtattttaa